One window of Triticum dicoccoides isolate Atlit2015 ecotype Zavitan chromosome 5A, WEW_v2.0, whole genome shotgun sequence genomic DNA carries:
- the LOC119299127 gene encoding protein WHAT'S THIS FACTOR 1, chloroplastic-like encodes MLLQAVSMCVYRGERVVVIIGLGEAVLDSQVRRKLAAFQGLGSSAAKRKNLPLIHSAMAAPSSLSFLPAHAQPLSPLHPRRLRHPAAAPTTPEPLTLAVRCAAKAAPAPAAPARPIPPPKLVRCPALDRQAARASRLRFARKLLTLLLSKPRGFLPLRVLLRCRRFLGLPRRRPLVPFVLRYPTLFRLFQAPISRPLSPSLSTLAVALTPAAHALAADLAALRGAELAPGLAEKVHRLLLMTPRRSLLVSKLAHIAPDLGLAMDFRATLCPRHPDVFTFANTSHGHALRLVDPPPPRPSPLPPPLRPAVRPDRLIDRPRRFPHLPLRRGLNLRRAHRDYLIRFHSLPEASPFEPLEEGASAEMAERRACAVVREVLAMTVEKRTLVDHLTHFRRDFGLPNRLRALLVRHPELFYVSIKGVRHSAFLVEAFDDEGRLLVEDGMLVGRDRLEELVREGKKIRRARKKGVFPVDGDSDEDDEEYDNVAEGSSELDGDFGDLFEEDSVAGEDWNEVGDGGGIEGDGDDEDDPEADAMEEFWVKKAAEEGLVDSGTEHDVW; translated from the coding sequence CGGCAAAAAGGAAAAATCTACCACTCATCCACTCCGCCATGGCGGCgccttcctccctctccttcctccccgcgCACGCGCAGCCCCTCTCCCCCCTTcacccccgccgcctccgccatcCAGCCGCCGCGCCGACCACTCCCGAACCCCTCACGCTCGCTGTCCGGTGCGCCGCGAAGGCGGCGCCGGCTCCGGCAGCGCCGGCGAGGCCCATCCCGCCGCCGAAGCTGGTCCGCTGCCCGGCGCTGGACCGGCAGGCGGCGCGCGCGAGCCGGCTCCGCTTCGCCCGCAAGCTCCTCACCCTGCTCCTCTCCAAGCCGCGCGGCTTCCtcccgctccgcgtcctcctccgctgccgccgcttcctcggcctcccgcgccgccgcccgctcgtCCCCTTCGTCCTCCGCTACCCCACGCTCTTCCGCCTCTTCCAGGCGCCCATCTCCCGCCCGCTCTCGCCCTCCCTCTCCACCCTCGCCGTCGCGCTCACCCCCGCCGCCCACGCGctcgccgccgacctcgccgcccTGCGCGGGGCCGAGCTCGCGCCCGGACTCGCGGAGAAGGTGCaccgcctcctcctcatgacccccCGGCGCAGCCTCCTGGTGTCCAAGCTCGCGCACATCGCGCCCGACCTCGGCCTCGCCATGGACTTCCGCGCCACGCTCTGCCCCCGCCACCCGGACGTCTTCACCTTCGCAAACACCTCCCACGGCCACGCGCTCCGGCTGGtcgacccgccgccgccgcgtccttcACCCCTCCCCCCGCCGCTCCGCCCCGCCGTCCGGCCCGACCGCCTCATCGACCGGCCGCGGAGGTTCCCGCACCTCCCGCTGCGCCGCGGGCTCAACCTCCGCCGCGCGCACCGGGACTACCTCATCCGGTTCCACAGCCTGCCCGAGGCTTCCCCGTTCGAGCCGCTGGAGGAGGGCGCGAGCGCGGAGATGGCGGAGCGGCGGGCGTGCGCGGTGGTGCGGGAGGTGCTGGCGATGACGGTGGAGAAGAGGACGCTCGTGGACCACCTCACGCACTTCCGGAGGGACTTCGGGCTGCCCAACCGGCTGCGCGCGCTGCTGGTGCGCCACCCGGAGCTCTTCTACGTCAGCATCAAGGGCGTCCGGCATTCGGCGTTCCTGGTGGAGGCGTTCGACGACGAGGGAAGGCTTCTCGTGGAGGACGGGATGCTGGTTGGGAGGGACCGGCTGGAGGAGCTTGTCCGGGAGGGCAAGAAGATCAGACGGGCTCGAAAGAAGGGTGTTTTTCCGGTTGATGGCGACAGTGACGAGGATGATGAGGAATATGATAATGTAGCAGAGGGTTCGTCAGAGTTGGATGGTGATTTCGGGGACCTGTTTGAAGAAGACAGTGTCGCTGGGGAAGACTGGAATGAGGTGGGTGATGGAGGCGGAATCGAGGGGGATGGCGACGACGAAGATGATCCTGAAGCTGATGCCATGGAGGAGTTTTGGGTGAAGAAGGCTGCGGAGGAGGGGCTGGTTGACAGTGGCACCGAGCATGATGTTTGGTGA